Below is a genomic region from Leishmania infantum JPCM5 genome chromosome 23.
AAGCGCAGTGGCCCGGCGACGAAGCCAGCGCCGCTCCTAGCATCGACGGCGCGGGCCTACccacgagcacacgcacaggaggCTCAGCCCGGCAAGCAACCGGAGAGAAGACGTTGCACTGCATGTGGGGGCAGTGGAGCGCGTTCGGGCGcgcacctctttctctcaGCGTCTAGACGTGCCAGCCGCTAAGTCGCAccacgccgcgcacacgtccgcgtgtgtgcgtgtgtgcgtgtgcgcgctcctGCGTCGGCGCACTACTTTTtccgcttttccttttctaCGGCGCAGTACAGCACTCCCGCCACGGCAGACTCGTGTGCGGAGACGAGGGCAGCCGTGGGGGACCGACAGACacgggaagagagaggcgcacagacagacacacgccgCACCTCATCTCAgcatgccgcggccgctgcgcgtcaCCACCGTCACAGAGAACGGCGAAGGGACTGTGGGGCAGCGGAGGGACTGAAGCACAAACAACGGGCATCAAGAAAAATGAACACAGAAAGCAATACAGCGATCTCtagcacgagagagagagcgcgcgaaaagggagaaaacAGCAAAATACAAAAAAGGCACAACGGCGACCAGCGCATGGCGAATTCTCACCAGGCTGGTCGGCGGCACGGCGTGTGTGGTCTGTATGCCCGCATACACTCCACCACACAAAATGCACAGAGGCAAGCACAAAAGATGGAGACATGCCCTCCAGGCGTGCCCCCTCCATACAGAGCAGATGGAGTTCCTCCAATACTGCGCTACGGATAGACGAGACGCCACCGTGCCCATGGTGCAAGTCCtgggaaggaagggaagTACCCCTCGACATATAGCGGATAATCATAAACAACAAGAGACATACACAAACTCATAAAGAGAGGAAGATAGAAAGAGAAAAGCACGCCATGCAGTGACAGCGGTGGAagccgtgtgcgtgggccATGTCAGCGTGCACATACAGACACGCAGACGAGAGTGGCGTGTACGGGAAAAAGACGTATGTAGACGGTGGTGCAAGCAGGAAAGCGGTGCTGGCGGGGTCCACCAAGGACGACTCCCCCCGAGTCCAAATCCAAGGCACTCAGAGAGTGCAACAAGGGACACAGGCGGGAGAGGTGCAGCatcgacacacgcacacacacagtggAAGTAGAGAGGGGTTACACCGCAGAGGACGCCGTGAGAAGGGGAAGCACACCACAAAGAGGAGttgtccgtgtgcgtgtgtgtgtgtgtgtgtgtgtctgccagTATGCGACGGCGTCCCGCAgaccgcaccgccgctgcatcagAAGTTACAAAAATACAGGACAAAAAAGGCGTATAGGCAGGACGCGTTACGAGCCGCCGCTTATCTTGTCCTTGATGCTCTCAACCGTGCTGCCCACTGCATCACGGGCCTCTGCAGCCTTATTGCTCACACCGTCCTTCAGCTCCTGGATCTTGTTGTGCGCATTGTCGCtcgtctccgccgcggcgttgTTCATCTGGTCCTTTGTCTCCTGGTTCATCTTGGTCTGCGCGGATTGATCTTGAGTGCgtgtcgtgtgcgtgtgtgtgtgtgtgaagagCAGAGCGTCCAGAGGAAGTGAGAGCTCCAAAAGAGATGTCAGTGAGAGACCGCGTATGTCGAGGAGACGTCTGCGTCATATACGTATGCATACATGTATATGTACATCACCGCAAGCACCCACACGTGGGAAAGGAGCAAAGCA
It encodes:
- the SHERP gene encoding small hydrophilic endoplasmic reticulum-associated protein (sherp), which encodes MNQETKDQMNNAAAETSDNAHNKIQELKDGVSNKAAEARDAVGSTVESIKDKISGGS